In the Tribolium castaneum strain GA2 chromosome 1, icTriCast1.1, whole genome shotgun sequence genome, one interval contains:
- the Myd88 gene encoding myeloid differentiation primary response protein MyD88 isoform X1, translating into MEAAGESREVPITVLRPKTKALLCDLLNPQMFMPGPNGVLRYWRGLAGLCQISPNYEASLVNDSNPTDKVLQLWYEKDPQRCTVQQLLLFLEEMDRFDVADDVLDLIDEDIKLYKANPQGYELKPLYSEADKYIITTDDVIRINEGRDLEIYDAFLLYDHDDIEFAIELLDRMEKEYGMKFCVKDRDLVGGGLEMDKMIKLITHRCNRLVVILSDSFFKSSANEYYLSFAHAYGIESQRKIIPCIYKNLTTNPPHMKCLFTLDFQRMAAFNVWDKLRDSIRVVSAEKFKVNRSQSDNGQVLRSALHQRDPIGLRPLNHGVKFSSSVGDLKSTEAISEPPLNPSTSADNLESCSEQKKEKKTTLLKKIKGHFKRDKDCSSKAEKGSKGLKKHLKRATAVAN; encoded by the exons ATGGAGGCTGCGGGCGAATCGCGGGAAGTCCCCATAACAGTCTTGAGGCCCAAAACCAAGGCACTGTTATGCGACCTGTTGAACCCCCAGATGTTCATGCCAGGCCCTAATGGGGTGCTCCG GTATTGGAGAGGTTTGGCTGGCCTGTGCCAGATTAGCCCCAATTATGAGGCGAGTCTTGTCAACGATTCAAACCCCACAGATAAAGTGTTACAGTTGTGGTATGAAAAAGACCCCCAACGTTGTACTGTACAAcaattgttgttatttttagaaGAGATGGACCGGTTTGATGTTGCGGACGATGTCTTGGATTTGATCG ATGAGGACATTAAATTGTACAAAGCCAATCCACAAGGCTATGAACTCAAGCCTCTCTATTCCGAAGCTGATAAATACATTATTACAACAGATGACGTGATAAGGATTAATGAAGGCCGGGATTTGGAAATTTACGATGCGTTTTTATTGTACGACCATGATGATATTGAATTTGCCATAGAATTGTTGGACAGAATGGAGAAGGAATATGGAATGAAGTTCTGCGTTAAAGACCGCGATTTGGTCGGAGGTGGCTTAGAAATGgacaaaatgattaaattaataacacaTCGGTGTAACCGTTTGGTTGTTATTCTTTCAgattcgttttttaaaagctcaGCCAATGAGTATTATTTAAGTTTTGCACACGCTTATGGAATTG AAAGTCAAAGGAAAATTATTCCTtgcatttataaaaatctaaCAACGAATCCGCCACATATGAAGTGTCTCTTCACTTTGGATTTTCAACGAATGGCTGCTTTCAATGTGTGGGATAAGTTACGTGATTCGATCAGAGTGGTCAGTGcggaaaaattcaaagttaACAG GTCCCAATCCGACAATGGTCAAGTGTTGAGGTCCGCTTTACATCAGAGGGACCCTATCGGTCTCAGACCGTTAAATCACGGCGTAAAATTTAGCAGTAGTGTAGGTGATTTGAAAAGCACAGAGGCTATAAGCGAACCACCGCTCAATCCCAGTACAAGTGCCGACAATTTAGAATCGTGTTCGGAAcagaaaaaagagaagaaaaccactttgttgaaaaaaatcaaaggccATTTCAAGCGAGATAAAGATTGCTCATCCAAGGCGGAAAAAGGAAGCAAAGGATTGAAGAAACACTTGAAGCGAGCCACAGCCGTCGCGAACTGA
- the Myd88 gene encoding myeloid differentiation primary response protein MyD88-B isoform X3: protein MGCSGIGEVWLACARLAPIMRRVLSTIQTPQIKCYSCEMDRFDVADDVLDLIDEDIKLYKANPQGYELKPLYSEADKYIITTDDVIRINEGRDLEIYDAFLLYDHDDIEFAIELLDRMEKEYGMKFCVKDRDLVGGGLEMDKMIKLITHRCNRLVVILSDSFFKSSANEYYLSFAHAYGIESQRKIIPCIYKNLTTNPPHMKCLFTLDFQRMAAFNVWDKLRDSIRVVSAEKFKVNRSQSDNGQVLRSALHQRDPIGLRPLNHGVKFSSSVGDLKSTEAISEPPLNPSTSADNLESCSEQKKEKKTTLLKKIKGHFKRDKDCSSKAEKGSKGLKKHLKRATAVAN from the exons ATGGGGTGCTCCG GTATTGGAGAGGTTTGGCTGGCCTGTGCCAGATTAGCCCCAATTATGAGGCGAGTCTTGTCAACGATTCAAACCCCACAGATAAAGTGTTACAGTTGTG AGATGGACCGGTTTGATGTTGCGGACGATGTCTTGGATTTGATCG ATGAGGACATTAAATTGTACAAAGCCAATCCACAAGGCTATGAACTCAAGCCTCTCTATTCCGAAGCTGATAAATACATTATTACAACAGATGACGTGATAAGGATTAATGAAGGCCGGGATTTGGAAATTTACGATGCGTTTTTATTGTACGACCATGATGATATTGAATTTGCCATAGAATTGTTGGACAGAATGGAGAAGGAATATGGAATGAAGTTCTGCGTTAAAGACCGCGATTTGGTCGGAGGTGGCTTAGAAATGgacaaaatgattaaattaataacacaTCGGTGTAACCGTTTGGTTGTTATTCTTTCAgattcgttttttaaaagctcaGCCAATGAGTATTATTTAAGTTTTGCACACGCTTATGGAATTG AAAGTCAAAGGAAAATTATTCCTtgcatttataaaaatctaaCAACGAATCCGCCACATATGAAGTGTCTCTTCACTTTGGATTTTCAACGAATGGCTGCTTTCAATGTGTGGGATAAGTTACGTGATTCGATCAGAGTGGTCAGTGcggaaaaattcaaagttaACAG GTCCCAATCCGACAATGGTCAAGTGTTGAGGTCCGCTTTACATCAGAGGGACCCTATCGGTCTCAGACCGTTAAATCACGGCGTAAAATTTAGCAGTAGTGTAGGTGATTTGAAAAGCACAGAGGCTATAAGCGAACCACCGCTCAATCCCAGTACAAGTGCCGACAATTTAGAATCGTGTTCGGAAcagaaaaaagagaagaaaaccactttgttgaaaaaaatcaaaggccATTTCAAGCGAGATAAAGATTGCTCATCCAAGGCGGAAAAAGGAAGCAAAGGATTGAAGAAACACTTGAAGCGAGCCACAGCCGTCGCGAACTGA
- the Myd88 gene encoding myeloid differentiation primary response protein MyD88 isoform X2 — protein MGCSGIGEVWLACARLAPIMRRVLSTIQTPQIKCYSCEEMDRFDVADDVLDLIDEDIKLYKANPQGYELKPLYSEADKYIITTDDVIRINEGRDLEIYDAFLLYDHDDIEFAIELLDRMEKEYGMKFCVKDRDLVGGGLEMDKMIKLITHRCNRLVVILSDSFFKSSANEYYLSFAHAYGIESQRKIIPCIYKNLTTNPPHMKCLFTLDFQRMAAFNVWDKLRDSIRVVSAEKFKVNRSQSDNGQVLRSALHQRDPIGLRPLNHGVKFSSSVGDLKSTEAISEPPLNPSTSADNLESCSEQKKEKKTTLLKKIKGHFKRDKDCSSKAEKGSKGLKKHLKRATAVAN, from the exons ATGGGGTGCTCCG GTATTGGAGAGGTTTGGCTGGCCTGTGCCAGATTAGCCCCAATTATGAGGCGAGTCTTGTCAACGATTCAAACCCCACAGATAAAGTGTTACAGTTGTG aaGAGATGGACCGGTTTGATGTTGCGGACGATGTCTTGGATTTGATCG ATGAGGACATTAAATTGTACAAAGCCAATCCACAAGGCTATGAACTCAAGCCTCTCTATTCCGAAGCTGATAAATACATTATTACAACAGATGACGTGATAAGGATTAATGAAGGCCGGGATTTGGAAATTTACGATGCGTTTTTATTGTACGACCATGATGATATTGAATTTGCCATAGAATTGTTGGACAGAATGGAGAAGGAATATGGAATGAAGTTCTGCGTTAAAGACCGCGATTTGGTCGGAGGTGGCTTAGAAATGgacaaaatgattaaattaataacacaTCGGTGTAACCGTTTGGTTGTTATTCTTTCAgattcgttttttaaaagctcaGCCAATGAGTATTATTTAAGTTTTGCACACGCTTATGGAATTG AAAGTCAAAGGAAAATTATTCCTtgcatttataaaaatctaaCAACGAATCCGCCACATATGAAGTGTCTCTTCACTTTGGATTTTCAACGAATGGCTGCTTTCAATGTGTGGGATAAGTTACGTGATTCGATCAGAGTGGTCAGTGcggaaaaattcaaagttaACAG GTCCCAATCCGACAATGGTCAAGTGTTGAGGTCCGCTTTACATCAGAGGGACCCTATCGGTCTCAGACCGTTAAATCACGGCGTAAAATTTAGCAGTAGTGTAGGTGATTTGAAAAGCACAGAGGCTATAAGCGAACCACCGCTCAATCCCAGTACAAGTGCCGACAATTTAGAATCGTGTTCGGAAcagaaaaaagagaagaaaaccactttgttgaaaaaaatcaaaggccATTTCAAGCGAGATAAAGATTGCTCATCCAAGGCGGAAAAAGGAAGCAAAGGATTGAAGAAACACTTGAAGCGAGCCACAGCCGTCGCGAACTGA